From the genome of Fusarium fujikuroi IMI 58289 draft genome, chromosome FFUJ_chr06:
CGGCCTTGTTAGTCTTGGCACTCATCGTCACTGCCCTCTCCTTGCCTTTGCCTCGTTTCGAACTTTTTGCCGGAGTATTTCCCTCTCCTTGGTGAGCAggccccttttcctttctaGGAGTTCCTTTTTGGACCGCTTCTGAGATGCCTCGACGACGTTTGACGGCGGATGGGCCCTTCTCATCCTGAAGAGTTGTCTCGCATGCATCATCGTCCGCGGCCTTGGGGACCTCTCGGATTATTTCATCTGTTTGAACATGTTTGACAGCCGATTCATTCACTGTGCCACTGCTTGGTGCTTCACCAGCTCTCAGATTGGCAACTGGTCCTTTACTAAGAGACGCTGTTCTCGATGGAGATACAAACTCTCGGGCCTCGGGATTGAGGCGGCTCCTTGCGCCATTTCCATGATCGCGCAAGTTCGGCGAGTCGTCAGATTCGGGGAGGCTCTGGCATTGGAAAGCAAAATTGGTCGAAGGAGGTGGCGCTTGAGCATCGAGTCGTTCTCCTGCGAGCATTGAGCTAGGAATCATAGGACGAGGTCGACGTTGCTTGCCGAAGCGAAGTGAACCTCCTCTACCCATTCTGAATCCCCGACGACCGCGTTCGTCCTCATCAGGGGAATCTGATTCGTCAAATGGAGGTTggggttgaggctgaggctggtgctggtgttgagccATTTCGTGCTTATTCCCATGCTTCTTGCTTCGCTTAGCAGATCCAGATACAGAAGGCTGCTCAGGTTCATCGTGGTGTCGCTTGATAGGCGAGGATGAACCCGGTTCCTGACTTCCGATATGGCCTCCATGGTGTGTATTAGACCCCAGCCCTCCACTGCTAACATGCATGTGCTGAGGTGTCATGTAGCTGGATCGAGGAGAAGACGGCGGCTCGTTTTGTTGAAAGGCGTGATTGGACTCGTTGCTCGTGGGTGCCATGTTCTTcgctttctttttcttggccttcttcgtgTTCTTTCCTTTACCTTTTGGGAGCGTGTCTGAAGTATGTTCTTGCTCAAACGATTGTTCAACCTTGGATATGACATTTTCGGTTACAGGAGAGGTTGAAGGCATCTCAGATGGCTGTGCTTCACCTATAGTAGTTCCCTGCGGCTCAGTAGCAACTTCTCTTGTTTTCCTGGTGGGATGGGCAGTAGAAGAGCCTTTTGGCGCCTGCGGCAACTGAAACCTCGACTCGGGGTTCTCGGACATAGATGGCTCGTAAACATCGCTGGTGCCTGGAACAGAGGTTGCATTCTGCCCTGAGATTGGCAACTCCATCTGTGTAGCATTACGTTCGCGATTGTCAATCTTTCCAACTTCAGAGTTGCTACCACACTCGGTGGCGATGCTGACCGGGTTCATTGGGGTAACTGAGCGAGGCCTACGGAGAGTCAGAGGCATAGGAATTTTAGCCCATGCTcgttctctctcttttttctcattctcagaaaagaagcttggcACACCACTGTGACTACTCTTGCTACCAGTTGGTTCAGACAGTAGTTCAGCTTGATGACCAGATGTCACCTTTGTTTCTGCCTGGCTTTCAAGCGCCTTAATGGGCATCTCATTCAGGCGATGTGCTGTCGTACCAATACCCGTAAGTCCTTCTGCTTTGTCATTTGGTTTCGTTGGGGTTCCTTGGGAGGCAAGGGAAGTTTTCGAAGGGGTGCTGGGCAAGGAAACACGGGCTTTGATCCCAGTATACTTGCTTGTGTCACTTCGCGGACTACCCGGATCATCTTGATCAAGGTGATGGATTTCATCCAAAGCTTCTTCAGATGGAGGCTTAGTCTGCAATACCTCACGAGAGCATGCGGTTTCCTGCGCCGGCTGGATGGGAGGAGGGGCAATTTGCCTTGGATCAAGAGCCGGCTGTCCAGGGAGGAGTGCCTGTATGCCGGGTCCGGACTGCACAGTTGTAGATGGAATACCAGGGGCTGGAGGTTGTGCAAGTCCAGACAAAGAACGTTGCCCTCCATTGGGTTGCCAGAAATGACTGTTATGTGCTTGCCCAGGGTTGACTACAGCCGGATGAACGATGCCTGGCATCATGTGAGGGACTGCGACAGTACTCGGCGCATTGCCTGGCATCGATAGGCCGAAAGGATAAGGAGAGAATGGAGGAGCGGCGGAGTTCTGACCAGAAACTCGACCTGGGAGTGGTCGAGTAGGTGCTTGCTCCAAGAGTGTCCATTTTGATCGCAACGCAGGGGAAAATGTAACAGATATGCCTTGCTCAGGCATGTTGCCGCCGCCAATAGTCAGTGCTTCACCAACTGACGAGGAGTTTACAAACCTAATTCTTGTTAGTCGGTCATTGATTTCAACATGAATCCACAACGAGTCATGACTTACCGGGCAATAAAACGTCCTGGTTCTTTCGAGGCGATCGGGAACACCTCTTCTACATATCCATATCTCTCAGCCAGGCCAAACTTGAGCCGTGCGAGTATGTCTGGCCCAGTAAATCCTTGGTAGCCTTGGACAATGATGTATACAGAGCGGTCACGAGAATCGCAGATCGAGCAAGAGCAAGGTACATAATCTTTGATCGACAAACCATCCTGAACGTTCTGGCAAGTAACTGGATCCCGACGCCATGAATCCTTCCATGGTGCCCCCTCGCGCCTCTTCTGGTTGAAATCAGGGTCGGTATGAGGTTGCGCAACAGGCGCGGTTGCGTTTCGCTGGTTGTGGCCACCGCGGCGGTTTTTACGAGCCCCTCCGCGATGGAAACCTCCGCGACTCAATCCAGCATTCCCGCCGTTGTTATTCTCATGGTTTTGATAGGGCCATCTGCCATCGTTCGAATCGAAACGATCATTCCGAGAAGAGTTGCTGGTATTTCTACCACGACCAGTCAATGAACCCCTCTGAGGCGGCTGTGACAGCTGGACAGGTGGAAATCCATGGTCAAGTCCATTCTGCATGGGAAAATTCTGTTGGGGAAGTAAAGAAAAGTTTCCTTGAGTGGCAGGGCTAAAGGTTCCTGCTGAATAAAAGGGGGCCACGGGAGAGGTGTGCATCGCGAATTGCCCAGAAAGTCTCGTACCTTCAGGGGGCTCAGTACTCATCGCGCTGTTTTGAAAGCCTACTTCAGGTGTTTGCATCTGATTGAACGTACTCATTGTCCCAGGATACTTCATTTCTTTCTGACCGTGAGCTACTGGCTCATCAAAAGCTCGGTTTGGTCGCTGGTTCTTGGGTCTGTCATTGGTGCTAAACCGCAACTCTGCATCTCTGATGATGTTTCCAGTGATATGGTCCTTTGAACGACTCGAAGTAGCCTGGGCTAGTTGCTAATCAGCCTTCTGGCTATCGGTCGGAGGCCTCTGGTTTGAACTTTCTGTGGCATTTGCAACATCTTTTGTAGGACTAGCAAGACTTGAGTTACGCATGACTGCTGAGCCTGGTAATGATGTTGTCACTGTGGATTTTCGAGCTCCTCGTGTGGTCCGGGGATTTTTGCGGCCATGTCTTTTGACTTTTGTGGGGGTCATTGCATCAAAGtcctcctgctccttctGTTCGTGGTGTCCGTTGGAAGAGGAAGCggcttcctcatcattcCCCTTACCATCAGTGTGGGGGGATGGTGTTCTGACTGAAGGGAAAGGCTCTGTAGATTTACTTCTGGCCTGAGCTTTTACCCGGAGACCACTGTGAGCGGTAGTGTCGTTAACCTGCTTTTGTTCGATCAAGGCTGTCTCGCTGTTGCCGTGAACGGAAGgccctgctgctgctgcggatTGGTGGAGCGCTTCTACCGCACTGGGCACACGGCATTCAGGCCGTCTAAAGTAGTGTTTCCCATCAAGCACCATGATAGGGTGAGTGACTTTCTCTGATGCCGGGGAGGAATGGTGAGGCTGCCACTCCGTTGGCCTTGTAGACAGACCCGAAGGTCCTAGGACGCGTTGGCCCGCTATGAAGGTGTCAGCATAACGGTAGAACCTGATTTTGGAAGCAAGTTTCACATACCTAACCAGTTTTCGAGGTGCCCCTTTTCGTAAAACTCCTTGAAGTGATTAGGTTTCGTTGCACCTGGCCTCAATTTCTCGGGTGATAGTAACAGAGATCGTCGATGCGCAAGGGCACTTGCAATAAGATGGATGGCATCATCCGGAAGGCCTCTCATAGCTTCCCAACCGATGACACCATTGATAGAAAGACCAGTTTCATTGCTATTGGTGAGTTTGTCGCGGTTTTCGTCGTCATACAACCAGTGATCAACCCATTGGCCAACTTCGATGGAAAAGGCATTATGGACGTCGAGGGCGATGGACTGGTTCTCGACAAACAGTTGACTAACCACATTCCAAAGGTTCAAAGCTCCGTAATTGTAAATGTCCTGGGCATCAAAATAGTCCCACAAGCTATCCCAGCAGTCTGGATACGGCATGTCTTTTATGACCTCCCAGTAGAGCTTGCGGAGTGAGTTGCAAGCAGATTGAACTTCGTCTCCGGACCAAAGGTGAACGCGGCGCTGAGGCAGTAAATGCTCCATGTAACGAAAAGGGTTCGATCCATTACAGGTAGAGAAGATGGCTTTGGCCCCGACTGGAGGGTTGCTGTAGAATCCCACAGGGAGGTAGTCTTCGACGTACGTTTGAACGACGCCCTCAGGACCAGGTGTCTGCAGCATTTTGTAGAAGTTGGGTAGGCCATTGGGGTAGAAGCTGGTGAAGGCTTCGCGCAAGTTAGGTGGCTGGTCTCTGGCATAAGTCCGGTCTGGTTCCAAATTTGGTTGAGGCGGCGGCGATGGCCCATTGGACATGGAGAAGTCATCCGCCGAAGCgggttgaggttgagccATGATGCTCTGTGTAACGGTCGGTTAGCACATGATGAGACAATGTGCGCTTGATCTTGGAAACGAGGTGAACACTTTCATCCCGGCTTGAAAGATCCTTAGGGGTCATGAGATGAAAACATTCACCTCGTCTTGATAAATCACAGTTTGCATAAATAGAGGTGTTCGAGGCTTACCTTGAGAAGTGAAGCGCCCGAGCGCAAAACAAGTGCAAGTTATGGTTCAGATTCAGGTAtaagatggaggagattaATTTCAGAAAGAAGGTAGTTCTTTCCTGAAGTCGATGCCCAACGCGCGATGATGCGCCGTAaggaaagaaggaggaggggagATTTGTCGGTGTTTTCAAGATGTGCGGGAGTGAGGTttgaggagaaagaaaagagagttAGAGGGAAGGAAAGGAtcaagagagaaaaggaaaacaaaaagTAAAATCGAAGACCGGGCAATGATTGTTCTGGCTTGGCCCCTACTGCCGCCGACACTGTCACCGAATAAACATTAAGTGACTGACACTGGCAATGTTAGTAACTGGCACGCACTGGCACAGCTGGCGCAGACCTGAACTGATGATCAAAGTCTCTCGCTTGCAAGTATCCATTCACCAACAGTTGTGTCTTTGCGGTGCTTGCTTGTGACTCGAGGAGTGCAAactgtcaaagtcaaacaaAGGCAAGGAAACCTTCCTGAACGGCTCGCAGCCTGCTTGCTAGCTAGCTCGCCTATAATAGAGCGTAACAGACTTCGGTTACAACTAGACTAACCTTGGGTTTTCCGGTATTTATATACTAGACAATAGCAAGATTAGTTTTGCTCGAGGTACTCAACGCGTCAACGACACAGTCGCCTAGGCATCTTGCAGCTCAACGCGGGTGCTTGCTGATTCTCGCTCCACACAAACGGCTACTCTATTATATGTAGATTGTGAAATATGTGTTGGAGAACTCGTTTCTTGCTTGGACTAGGAACAATTCCATTCGATTAGACGAGGTTAATGCCTGTGCCCTTTGGTGGCATACGGTTCACGTCTGGTAAATTTGGATGCCAAACTTTGATATTGTTCATAAAGGGTCTTTTCGTGGAAAGACTGGCAATCGTACCGAGGGGAATGCCTTGTGGCATTTCGAAAAGAAAATCGGGCGCTTGTCAACCTACTATCGTCGGCTCATGATGGGTCACTAATACAAGCATGCTAATATGGCTGATCGTCAGACGCTATCAATCATTGACATAGTATATACAGAGAGGGGTTATGCGATAGTTCATTGACAGCTTTAGAGACGTTACTTCTGTGTTTTCAGAAGCTTGAGGATCTCAGACTCGTTGTCGCCAGCAATGGCCTTGCCATTATTCCAATCCACAACCTATACGTATATTAGTCAGTAGGTTTCCATCGTGACATTCCAGAGGCAACATACCACTGGTCGAATGAAGCTCTCTTTGCTCTCTTTGAACTTCCTGAGAGCCTCCTTCTCGTTGTTTGCACCCTTGATCACCTTGGGGATACTGTTGCTTCCAACATATTCCAGAATTGTCTTCACCTGGTCGTCTGTAGGAGGATCCtcggtgatgttgagctcaAACTGGTCTCGAATAGGTGCCGTCTGGGCGGAGTGGTCGCTCGCTTGGTCAAGAGTGGCGCCAGAAGTGGCATTGGCAGAGACCTGCTTCAAAAGGTTGGCGACTCTGACAGATGCCGGAGAGCTGGCCTTGTGGAAGACTGTCACAATATCGAGTGTCTTATGCTATATGCTTGTTAGTAATTACGCATATCTGATATTGGCCTCGTAACTTACAAAGCGAAACATTTTAGCTGGTTATTTTTCAAAAGTTTATGTTTAGAAAACAATTGTAGAAAGATCACGATCGTTCATGGAGGTTGATGTCGGAGCTCCGATTCGGTATAGCTCCATGAAGCTCGTCACGCCGAAAATGACTTAACGTTAATGGCTCGGGTCTGCAAGGCCCGTGCATAGACCCCCACTACGGCACCCGCTATCTTCCGCCTCCTCAAGGATGACCagagatatataagagaGAGCCAATGTCCTCGGGACATTCGTGTTTCAAGTATGAATGACATTATTtaagagaagaaggctcaaAGTGGGTATAAAAATAAACCTTTTGGCGATAGGTTTTAACTTTacaaaaaataataatttttaattctCTGAGGGGTCAAAGACACATTAATCCAGCCAGTCACTATGTCCTGGCTTAGTACTTACTTTACTTATGGGTGGTGTTAAGGTCAGGGTCCATCTCGGTAGATACCTCATTTACCAGTCGTGGTTTTGTATTTTGTAAAACCCAGCAATCACGAAATGTTGCAAGCAAATTGCCAATCAGTAAAGTTTTTAAGAAATCAAATGTCACGATCGGATGAGGCTCGGCTAATACATCTTGATTGTCCCAGTTTCAAACTTACCTTACATACGGTACCACACGGCAGCAAGCCTTGACGTGAGAAAGAATAGCTGGAATGTTCGATCGCTATTGTTTCTATATGTGCAAATGGACGTGCTCTCTCATTAAGAATTCATGAGATGTTGTTTAGTGTCTCATGTGGCCTGCTGTCAAGGATCATGGACAGGCGCCTCGCCAAGCTGATATCAACCGCTTACGCTAGAAGATCGACTGTATGTAGCAAAGCATATGTTGCAGAAACCCTAAGGAGGAGCCAaaatctctttctttttacttatgACGTATGTGTTGCGATCTGATGCGTTTTGTTGTGGTGAGCAAGGACTTTCTTTTATCATGACGTATTCTATGAAGTCAGGGTTGTGGAGAAGATGTATGACCATGGCACTGATTCATCGTCGAAGAGGAACTACAAAAGGGTCTTGAGATCAATTAAAACTATTTCTCACacaacatctcatctcttcaCATAATTCTCCTTTTCAATCACTAAACACACAACTCTCACACATCCATCATGTCTGGCCACTCCAACGTTGGTAACCGTGGTGTCTACGAGGCTGGCGATCAGAGAAACGCTCCTGAGTCGGAGCGCAACGTTGAGAACCCCTACAACGAGGGCAAGGAGAACTCTCACAACAACCTTGATTCCAGTACGTATTCCGTGGATTAAAGATGAGAAAATATTCTAACAAAATTGCAGAGGATGAGCGATCCATCGCCAACCGCCTGGCTGCTGAGGAAGTTAGTTGAGCCGCCGCAGTTGGATATCCACTATATACTAATGTAAAACAGCAGCGATCCGAGCCTGACGACGATCTCGAGACCGCCCAATTAAAGAAGGATCCCACTCTGCCCGTAAGTCCAATCGAGATCTGGCTTTGGCGCcgaaagaaaagcaaaaaaCTAACAGCAATAACAAGGCTCGCGCTCACGGCAACGAACCTTCCAAGGGCGCAAAGGTCGATGCTCAGCTCCaggctgaagaggaagaggagttgaagcgcaagggcaaggcttAATTGTAACAATAGGTACTTTAGATCACGGCCGAGTCGTTGCAGGCAAATGATTCGGAAAGGATGAATTAATGATTGAATTGAAAGCCGAAACATGACTCTACATCGCACACGTGAATATGAGGAGGCCTTGTGGTCTTATTGAAACATAAGTCAGTCCCAACGATATCTCGTCAAACGTCCCCGGCACATTAGATGTCATAGTATATGTACTACGTATGTGTTTCAATGCGATCGCTAAACATCGAGGTAGCAAGGATTGTACGGCATTTCACATGAATAAAACGAAACGAGCGGTATTGCTTGTGAATgtttaaaaaattattattaattgtAATTGTGGACATTGAATGTGTCTGCTTGTAGCTGCTAGGAAGGCTCACAGTATGCTAACTAAAGCTTGCCACTAGAGAAGACGGAGAAGTGTATCACTAAAGTCTTGAGTTAGTCTTTGTAAAATGGCAGGTCATGCGAGACTGAATGTAAGACAGAATGTGCTTTCAGAATATGTAAGAAATTGAATATCAGCTATCCGCCCGATTTAGCCACTCCGGCGAAAGAGGACCATCAAGCAGAATCAATCGCAAATTACCTCATCCTATgcgagagagagaagaaggggAAAAGAGAAGCGTGATGGATTCTTACCTTGATGCACTCAAAAATGTGGTGTGTCTCTCCGACCATAAGGAGGAAGAGTTTTGTTGGTCTGTACAAAACTTGATGTCTTCAGAAATTTTCTTTTGAAGTTGTCGTCGGCTGGCCCGTGCTCCGTTGCCGGGTGGTGAGCTCGCTTTGTCGGACGGCCAAAAGGTTAGTCCGGAAGTTAGACCGAAAGTTAGGGCAGGCACGCACAGGATCTTTTTCTGCCCACGATCAAAAAGTCCTTAGCGATTTCAAGGTCCGCGGCTCCAGCAAACAACCAACTAACGGGACAGCATAATCGACAACTGGTATGAACCTCGACTCCTACGATCGCAGTTGTATTCGAACAATCAATCACTGCGCGCGCGACTCTTGAAACATTCGACTAATCGACCGTTAATTAGATCACCGTCACAATGGGCGACGCAGTCATTGAGGGTTCGAACTGGCGCCTCGTTGAGGTTGGCCGTGTCGTTGTTATCAACGGTGACCACCCCTTCGCCGGCCGCCTGGCCACGATCGTCGAGATCATCGACCACAAGCGAGTAGGTTTCTCCTGCTTCAGAACAGACTTATCTGCCGAAACACGCGATATTGACCCCGTCACAGATTCTCGTCGACGGTCCTTCCGCCAACGCTAGCCTCGCTGTTCCCCGACAAGCCGTCCCCCTCAGCAAGgtcctcctctcctctcttaTCGTCGAGGGCTTGAACCGCGGTTCCCGAACTGGTGTCGTCCGAAAGCTCTGGGAGAAGTCCGAGATTGACTCCAAGTGGGAGCAGACCAACTGGGCTAAGAAGCGGGATCAGATGGAGCGGAGGAAGGGTCTCACCGACTTCGAGCGCTTCCAGGTTCTCCGACTCAAGAAGCAGCGACGATTCGAGGAGCGCAAGGCTctggccaaggtcaaggcctCCGCATAAATGGGTCATTAAGCTGGAGTCACGGAGGTGCTTGAAAGTCGGGTTTAGATCAAGTGGCACGGAACTGGGCAGGAAACACATCACGGCGGTATAGAGGCTGCTGGATTCACTTTTGCTCCGTTCTGGAAGGCTGTATTTCACACTTCATCGTCACGATGAACGGCGTCAATACGGAAATTCTGAGATCAACTGAATTCAAAGCATAAGGAGCATCAAAAAAGAACATGGATTCATTGTGAACTGTAGCCGAAATAAAAATGAAATGAATACCCCAAAACTCCGCTGCCTGTGTATGCATGTATGTCTTTACACTCAGCCACTTTGTATCCCCATATTCAACCTTAATTATTGTCCAAATTGCTCCATGGATTTTCCCTCCACCCGTCGTCACTTTCTTAGACATCCGGATTCTGGAGGGGGAGACGTAGTGACACAGATTCTGATTACCTAATGCACCTTAGTTCCCACCTCCCACCAAGCCCTAGGTAGAATTATCGCTGTGCGAGGACCCCATCACAAAACGACGACGTGAGAGATCAGGCCAGCAAACAGACGTAACTGGGATCAGCAAAACAAGTAAGTGCGCAGCTGTCGTTATGTTCATTATGTTATTTTGCTATCGATTTTTTGCGGTCCCGGGAAGATTTTGCTGCCACAAATTGTTTGCCTGAGATTTACTAACATCTGTGCCCGCACTTCAGTCGCCAAAATGTCGAACCCCCGCGTTGAAGAACTTCCCGACgaggagcccaagaagaccaCCGTCCAGGAGCACGAGGATGATTCCAGCGACGACTCcgaggtcgaggaggtcgGCGAGGGCCAGCTCCCCGCTGGCTCTACTGTGATCCACAACcgcaacgagaagaaggctcgcAAGGCCCTCGAGAAGCTGCACCTCACCCGCATCCCTGGCATCACCCGTGTCACTCTCCGACGACCCAAGAACGTGAGTGCCGGTGGTTTTTTAAAGAGATTGGAGGGATAAAATGAAGTGTTGGTGCTAACCGAAGGCTACagatcctcttcgtcatcaacaaccctgAGGTCTACAAGTCtcccaacagcaacacctACATGTAAGTTGTATTGTTGTAAAAAGATAGATCTGCCTCTGACCTCAAGCCAGTGTTTTCGGTGaggccaagattgaggaTGTCAACGCCGCTGCTCaacaagctgctgctgctcagcTCGCCTCCGCCAACGCTGAGGACCACTCTGGCCACAACCACGGTGAGCCcagcaaggctgctgagaccgctgaggagaagaaggacaaggaggaggatgaagaggaggaggaggatgacgacgaggaggTCGACGCTTCCGGACTCGAGGATAAGGATATTGAGCTTGTCATGACCCAGGCCAACGTCAGCCGCAACAAGGCCGTCAAGGCGTTGAAGGAGAACGACAACGATATTGTCAATTCCATCATGGCTCTAAGTATCTAAGCATGAGCTTCTGCTGGACGATCATCCAAAAAAGCATGTACAGGGGACGAACATTGGGCTCTTGTATTAGTTCTTGGCGAACTGTACCCTGTGGAACGGAGTTGATGCCAAATAACGGGAACAATTGAAGGGGAATAACACCCATAAATCCGTCAAATAACGCTGTTGAAATTTTGATCATGCGTGATGTTGTATTCATGGACTGATTGTGACCGACCGACCGACTGACTGACTTGATATTCGTTTCATGAGCGATGTATGTCATGACTACTTATTCCATCAATTGCTAATTGCTGTCTACGCTGAGTCACCGTACTCCGGTTCGTGAGAGTTTCTGCATCTCGGGTCTCATCGCTCAATACTCTCTTGCCATTGATTGGCTTCTGAGCCTCAATTTTCCTTAACTTTTGTCCTCGCTCATCCTGAGCCGACGTCAATGAGGGGTCCGAAAACGCCGCACGCCGGATATTTGAGTGGAAGCACGTGACTTCCTAGTGCCCGGTAGTTCCCTGAACTTCGGCAAAGTCATCAACAGTCAATCAAGATTATCCTCTCCGCTCTCTCGACATCGTAACCTTCCTCAAAATGGCGACTGTAAGTTCAATTCATCAATTGGCGCGTGTGACTGATCGCAGGTGCTGTCGAAATTCTCCCCCGGCCCCCGATCGCGCGCCTCTACGCCCCAGGATGCCGTGAGCTAATTTTCCCTTTCTCCGACAGCGAAGCGCAGCTCTCAAGCTTGACTGGACCAAGGTCACCAGCTCCCTCGGTCTCCGTGGCCAGACCGTTGCCTCCCTGCAGGCCTTCAAGAAGCGCAACGAGGACGTCCGCCGCAAGGTTCAGCAACTCCAGGAGCAGCCCACCACCGTCGATTTCTCCCAGTACCGATCCGTCCTCAAGAACCAGGCTATCATcgatgagatcgagaagcGATTCAGCGCCTTCAAGCCTGTCACCTACGATGTTAGCCGACAACTGAAGGCTATCGATGCTTTCGAGGCCGAGGCCGTCAAGAACGCCGAGGCTACTAAGGAGGccgttgaccttgaacttAAGGATCTTGCCGCTAccctcaagaacatcgaggAGGCCCGACCATTCGAGGAACTCACTGTCGTACGTACCACCGAAGCTGAGACTGTTGGGTCGATATTCACAAGTTACAGGACGAGGTTGCCGCTGCCGAGAAGTCTATCGACGAGAAGACTGCTCAGCTCGTTTCCAAGGGCCGATGGATGGTGCCAGGATACAAGGTATGTTGTCCGGATGACAGAGGAATTGACAGTACTAACACCCACTGCAGGAGAAGTTCGGCGACTTGGCTGTGGTTTAAACGAATCGCGATATACCTTTTCCGACTTCGTGTTGTGTACTCTAGCATTGTAGATACA
Proteins encoded in this window:
- a CDS encoding probable ATP synthase subunit d, mitochondrial, which codes for MATRSAALKLDWTKVTSSLGLRGQTVASLQAFKKRNEDVRRKVQQLQEQPTTVDFSQYRSVLKNQAIIDEIEKRFSAFKPVTYDVSRQLKAIDAFEAEAVKNAEATKEAVDLELKDLAATLKNIEEARPFEELTVDEVAAAEKSIDEKTAQLVSKGRWMVPGYKEKFGDLAVV
- a CDS encoding probable nascent polypeptide-associated complex alpha chain, yielding MSNPRVEELPDEEPKKTTVQEHEDDSSDDSEVEEVGEGQLPAGSTVIHNRNEKKARKALEKLHLTRIPGITRVTLRRPKNILFVINNPEVYKSPNSNTYIVFGEAKIEDVNAAAQQAAAAQLASANAEDHSGHNHGEPSKAAETAEEKKDKEEDEEEEEDDDEEVDASGLEDKDIELVMTQANVSRNKAVKALKENDNDIVNSIMALSI
- a CDS encoding probable ribosomal protein L14.e.B, cytosolic; this translates as MGDAVIEGSNWRLVEVGRVVVINGDHPFAGRLATIVEIIDHKRILVDGPSANASLAVPRQAVPLSKVLLSSLIVEGLNRGSRTGVVRKLWEKSEIDSKWEQTNWAKKRDQMERRKGLTDFERFQVLRLKKQRRFEERKALAKVKASA